The region GATCGAGTTCATCAGCGTCACGACCTCGATGATGCAGACGACGTCGTCCGGGTCCACGAGGCTCCCGACCTCCACGAAGGGCGGCGCGCCCGGCCGGGGGGCCCGGTAGAAGGTGCCGACCATCGGCGCCTTCAGCTCGAACTCCCCCTCGGCGGCGCGCTGCTCCCGGCCGGGGCGGGGCGCGACGCCGGGCGCGGGCGCCGCTTCGCGCGGCGTCGAGGCCGCGAGCGGGGGCGCGACGGTCGCCTCGGGCGCCGTCTCAGGGGCCGCTTCCGCCCGCGCCCCGCGCTGGCGCACGACGAGCGTCAGGTCCCCGATCTCGAGCCGCAGCTCCTCGAGCGAGGAGGCATCGATGATCTTCAGGATGTTCTGGACGTCGTCGTAGCTCAGATCCATCCGTCGCCCCTCACGCCTGCCGCTGCGCCATGGCCTTCACCGCCTCTTCCTTGACGAGGCCCCACAGGTGATGGCGGGCCTTGAGGAACTCCGGCGACGCACGCATCTCCTCGGTGCGCGGCTGCGGCAGCGTGTTCACGAACACCTCCTTGATGACGCCCGGCCGCACGCTCATCACCACCACCCGGTCCGA is a window of Candidatus Rokuibacteriota bacterium DNA encoding:
- the accB gene encoding acetyl-CoA carboxylase biotin carboxyl carrier protein — protein: MDLSYDDVQNILKIIDASSLEELRLEIGDLTLVVRQRGARAEAAPETAPEATVAPPLAASTPREAAPAPGVAPRPGREQRAAEGEFELKAPMVGTFYRAPRPGAPPFVEVGSLVDPDDVVCIIEVVTLMNSITTGCRGRIGEVLAEKGELVEYGQPLMPVAPLGA